One window of Phalacrocorax carbo chromosome 1, bPhaCar2.1, whole genome shotgun sequence genomic DNA carries:
- the LDHB gene encoding L-lactate dehydrogenase B chain, translated as MATLKEKLMTPIAAGTTVPNSKITIVGVGQVGMACAISILGKGLCDELALVDVLEDKLKGEMMDLQHGSLFLHTHKIVADKDYAVTANSKIVVVTAGVRQQEGESRLNLVQRNVNVFKFIIPQIIKYSPNCSILVVSNPVDILTYVTWKLSGLPKHRVIGSGCNLDTARFRYLMGERLGIHPTSCHGWILGEHGDSSVAVWSGVNVAGVSLQELNPAMGTDKDSESWKDLHKQVVESAYEVIRLKGYTNWAIGLSVADLCETMLKNLYRVHSVSTLVKGMYGIENDVFLSLPAVLSASGLTSVINQKLKDDEVAQLKKSADTLWNIQKDLKDL; from the exons ATGGCTACTCTCAAGGAGAAGCTGATGACCCCCATTGCTGCGGGAACCACTGTCCCGAACAGCAAGATAACTATTGTGGGGGTTGGACAAGTGGGGATGGCCTGTGCTATCAGCATCCTTGGAAAG GGTCTTTGTGATGAGCTTGCTCTGGTTGATGTTTTGGAAGACAAACTGAAAGGAGAAATGATGGATCTTCAGCATGGGAGCCTGTTCCTTCACACTCACAAGATTGTGGCAGACAAAG ACTATGCTGTCACAGCCAACTCCAAGATTGTGGTAGTAACTGCAGGAGTTCGTCAGCAAGAAGGGGAGAGTCGTCTTAACCTGGTTCAGAGGAATGTGAATGTCTTCAAGTTCATCATTCCTCAGATCATCAAATACAGCCCCAACTGCAGCATCCTGGTGGTTTCCAACCCAG TGGATATATTAACCTATGTCACATGGAAGCTGAGTGGCCTGCCAAAACACCGTGTGATTGGAAGTGGCTGCAACCTAGACACAGCTAGATTCCGCTATCTGATGGGTGAGAGACTTGGTATCCACCCAACCAGCTGCCACGGATGGATCTTGGGAGAACACGGTGATTCTAGTG TGGCTGTTTGGAGTGGTGTTAATGTGGCAGGCGTTTCTCTCCAGGAGCTGAATCCTGCTATGGGAACTGACAAAGACAGTGAGAGCTGGAAGGACCTCCACAAGCAAGTGGTTGAAAG TGCCTATGAGGTAATCAGACTTAAGGGATACACAAACTGGGCCATTGGCCTTAGCGTTGCTGACCTCTGTGAGACCATGCTGAAGAACTTGTACCGGGTTCACTCAGTCTCAACACTGGTAAAG GGCATGTATGGCATTGAGAACGATGTCTTCCTGAGCCTTCCTGCTGTCCTAAGTGCCTCTGGATTGACAAGCGTCATCAACCAAAAGCTGAAGGATGATGAGGTGGCTCAGCTGAAGAAGAGTGCAGATACATTGTGGAACATCCAGAAAGATCTCAAAGATCTCTAA